From Pseudoalteromonas rubra, one genomic window encodes:
- the corC gene encoding CNNM family magnesium/cobalt transport protein CorC (CorC(YbeX) belongs to the Cyclin M Mg2+ Exporter (CNNM) family, and was characterized as belonging to a set of three proteins, at least one of which must be present for CorA to function.), with translation MSDENSQSSQGSSSKTWLGRITQMLQGEPQNKEELVEVIADAQERALIDPETKDMMEGVLSVSELKVRDIMIPRSQMVTLDIDQDLESQLPAMVESSHSRFPVICEDKDHVEGILLAKDLLPLIVQRDSELPTIREYLRPAVVVPESKRVDALLNEFRQKRYHMAIVIDEYGGVSGLVTIEDILETIVGEIEDEHDNEDEQQAIRQLSKHVFNVQALTPLDEFNEYFKTEYDTQEADTIGGIILHAFGHMPSRGETIDIAPLQFKVTNSDNRRILQLQVTMPKTEHVEDVLE, from the coding sequence ATGAGCGACGAAAACTCGCAAAGTAGTCAGGGTTCTTCTAGCAAGACCTGGCTGGGACGCATCACACAGATGCTGCAAGGGGAACCCCAAAACAAAGAAGAGTTGGTAGAGGTAATTGCCGACGCACAGGAAAGAGCCCTGATCGATCCTGAAACCAAAGACATGATGGAAGGCGTACTCAGTGTCTCTGAGTTAAAAGTCCGCGACATCATGATCCCGCGTTCACAAATGGTGACGCTGGATATTGATCAGGACCTGGAGTCGCAGTTACCCGCAATGGTTGAATCAAGCCATTCGCGTTTCCCGGTCATTTGCGAAGACAAAGATCATGTCGAAGGCATTTTGCTGGCCAAAGATCTGTTACCCCTGATTGTTCAGCGTGACAGTGAATTACCAACTATCCGCGAGTACCTGCGTCCGGCGGTTGTGGTTCCTGAAAGTAAACGTGTTGATGCACTGCTCAATGAGTTTCGGCAAAAGCGCTACCACATGGCCATTGTCATTGATGAGTACGGAGGCGTTTCAGGCCTGGTGACTATTGAAGACATTCTTGAGACCATTGTCGGTGAAATCGAAGATGAACACGATAATGAAGACGAGCAGCAAGCTATTCGTCAATTATCTAAGCACGTGTTTAACGTTCAGGCTCTGACGCCATTAGATGAGTTTAACGAGTACTTCAAAACAGAGTATGATACGCAGGAAGCAGACACCATAGGCGGGATCATCTTACATGCATTTGGCCATATGCCAAGCCGGGGCGAAACCATTGACATTGCGCCATTGCAGTTTAAAGTCACCAATTCGGACAATCGCCGCATTTTGCAGTTACAGGTGACGATGCCAAAAACCGAACATGTTGAAGACGTTCTCGAATAA
- the miaB gene encoding tRNA (N6-isopentenyl adenosine(37)-C2)-methylthiotransferase MiaB translates to MSKKLHIKTWGCQMNEYDSQKMADLLDSTNGYQLTEEAEQADVILLNTCSIREKAQEKVFHQLGRWKLLKDDNPDLVIGVGGCVASQEGDTIRQRAPFVDIVFGPQTLHRLPEMIKQVQSKQGSVVDISFPEIEKFDRLPEPKAEGPSAFVSIMEGCSKYCTFCVVPYTRGEEVSRPLDDVLLEVAQLAEQGVREVNLLGQNVNAYRGEMHDGEICYFSDLLRFVAAIDGIDRIRYTTSHPVEFTPDIIDAYADVPELVDHLHLPVQSGSDRILNLMKRGHTALEYKSTIRKLRKIRPNLSMSSDFIIGFPGESKADFEATMNLINDIGFDMSFSFIYSARPGTPASDLPDDVTEQEKKERLYLLQNRINQMAQDISRKMHDTEQRILVEGPSKKNPMELRGRTENNRVVNFEGPHSVIGQFVDVRITEALPNSLRGELIRTEAEMDLRRDVAPSDILNRAPAEPEANELGVATFTP, encoded by the coding sequence ATGAGTAAAAAGTTGCATATCAAAACCTGGGGCTGTCAGATGAACGAGTATGACTCCCAGAAAATGGCGGATCTGCTTGACTCCACCAATGGCTATCAGCTAACAGAAGAAGCTGAACAAGCGGATGTGATCCTACTCAATACCTGTTCAATTCGTGAAAAAGCACAGGAAAAAGTATTTCACCAACTGGGTCGCTGGAAGTTGCTAAAAGACGATAACCCGGATCTGGTCATTGGTGTCGGTGGCTGTGTGGCCTCCCAGGAAGGCGACACAATCCGCCAACGTGCGCCATTTGTCGATATCGTTTTCGGCCCGCAAACTTTGCACCGCCTGCCTGAAATGATTAAACAGGTCCAAAGCAAGCAAGGCTCTGTGGTCGATATTTCATTCCCGGAAATCGAAAAGTTCGATCGCCTGCCAGAGCCAAAAGCAGAAGGCCCGAGTGCGTTCGTATCCATAATGGAAGGCTGCTCTAAATACTGTACTTTCTGCGTTGTACCTTACACGCGTGGTGAGGAAGTGAGCCGTCCTCTTGATGATGTTTTACTTGAAGTTGCTCAACTGGCAGAGCAAGGTGTGCGTGAAGTGAACCTGCTGGGTCAAAACGTAAATGCCTATCGCGGTGAAATGCATGATGGCGAAATTTGCTATTTCTCCGATCTACTGCGCTTTGTCGCGGCGATCGATGGCATCGATCGCATTCGTTACACCACCTCACATCCGGTTGAGTTTACACCTGATATCATCGATGCATACGCAGACGTACCAGAACTGGTAGATCACCTGCACTTGCCGGTTCAAAGTGGCTCAGATCGCATTCTGAACCTGATGAAGCGTGGCCATACGGCGCTGGAATACAAGTCTACGATCCGTAAACTGCGTAAGATCCGCCCGAACCTCAGCATGAGTTCAGACTTCATCATTGGCTTCCCGGGAGAAAGCAAAGCGGATTTCGAAGCGACCATGAACCTGATCAACGACATTGGCTTTGATATGAGCTTCAGCTTTATCTATTCAGCCCGTCCTGGTACACCAGCATCGGATCTGCCTGATGATGTAACCGAGCAAGAAAAGAAAGAGCGTTTGTACTTGCTGCAAAATCGCATCAATCAGATGGCACAGGACATCAGCCGTAAAATGCATGATACTGAGCAACGCATCCTGGTTGAAGGCCCTTCGAAAAAGAACCCAATGGAATTACGTGGCCGCACCGAGAATAACCGGGTTGTGAATTTTGAAGGTCCACACTCAGTGATCGGTCAGTTCGTTGACGTACGTATCACTGAGGCGCTGCCCAATTCATTGCGTGGTGAACTGATCAGAACCGAAGCTGAGATGGACCTACGCCGGGATGTTGCACCTTCGGATATCTTAAATCGTGCACCAGCAGAACCAGAAGCCAATGAACTGGGTGTTGCGACCTTTACACCTTAG
- the lolB gene encoding lipoprotein insertase outer membrane protein LolB, with product MKQFHLILLMFLLFLGGCAQRITPPDERTQQNRPESYNNWRATGKLAFISPEERQSANFNWQYREQKQTLTLNTFIGTQVLKLEERDQYSTLTLEDKTYTSEDSSELVYRLSGWQLPVSQAPQWLTGQIDAPDNQYNQKQQLIQATWQDKQGLRWQVAYQTYQRVNGLELPTRLTLTHNDITIKIRISNWHFETL from the coding sequence TTGAAACAGTTTCATTTGATTTTGCTCATGTTTTTATTGTTTCTGGGTGGATGTGCACAGCGTATTACGCCGCCTGACGAGCGTACACAGCAAAATCGTCCCGAAAGTTACAACAACTGGCGGGCAACGGGTAAGCTCGCATTTATCTCTCCCGAGGAGCGCCAATCAGCCAACTTTAACTGGCAATACCGCGAACAAAAACAAACACTGACACTGAATACGTTTATTGGTACCCAGGTATTAAAATTAGAAGAACGCGACCAGTACAGCACACTCACGCTCGAAGATAAAACCTACACCAGCGAAGACAGTAGTGAGCTGGTATATCGTCTAAGTGGTTGGCAACTGCCGGTATCACAGGCGCCGCAATGGTTAACAGGTCAAATAGACGCCCCCGATAACCAATATAATCAAAAACAGCAACTGATCCAGGCAACCTGGCAAGATAAGCAGGGCTTGCGCTGGCAGGTCGCCTACCAGACATATCAACGCGTCAACGGACTCGAACTGCCGACCCGACTCACACTGACGCACAATGACATCACCATCAAAATCCGTATCAGTAACTGGCACTTTGAGACCTTATGA
- the ychF gene encoding redox-regulated ATPase YchF: MGFKCGIVGLPNVGKSTLFNALTKAGIEAANFPFCTIEPNTGVVAVPDPRLDQLAAIVNPQKTIATTMEFVDIAGLVKGASKGEGLGNQFLANIRETDAIGHVVRCFEDENIVHVSGQVNPADDIDVINTELVLSDMEAADRAAQRNAKKAKGGDKDAKFQNEVLEKVKAHLDEGLTLRSLELTKEELAAIKPLNFLTIKPTMYIANVTEDGFENNPFLDKVREIAAAEDAVVIPVCAAIESELSELEEEDKLEFMADLGLEEPGLNLVIRGGYELLKLQTYFTAGVKEVRAWTIPVGATAPQAAGKIHTDFERGFIRAQTIGFNDYIEYQGESGAKDAGKMRQEGKDYIVKDGDVMNFLFNV, translated from the coding sequence ATGGGTTTTAAATGTGGCATTGTTGGCCTGCCTAACGTTGGTAAGTCAACCCTATTCAATGCATTAACCAAAGCGGGCATCGAAGCCGCGAACTTCCCTTTTTGTACTATCGAACCAAACACGGGCGTTGTTGCCGTTCCGGATCCTCGTCTGGATCAACTGGCTGCGATTGTTAATCCACAAAAAACCATTGCCACAACGATGGAATTTGTTGATATTGCGGGTCTGGTAAAAGGCGCATCAAAAGGTGAAGGTCTTGGTAACCAATTCCTGGCAAACATTCGCGAAACCGATGCGATTGGTCATGTAGTTCGTTGCTTTGAAGATGAAAACATCGTACACGTGTCTGGTCAGGTAAACCCGGCGGATGATATCGATGTTATCAACACAGAGCTTGTGTTATCCGATATGGAAGCAGCCGACCGCGCAGCGCAACGCAATGCGAAAAAAGCCAAAGGTGGCGATAAAGACGCTAAATTCCAAAACGAAGTTTTGGAAAAAGTCAAAGCACACCTTGATGAAGGTTTAACACTGCGCTCATTGGAACTGACTAAAGAAGAGCTGGCTGCAATCAAGCCACTGAACTTCTTAACGATCAAACCGACTATGTATATCGCCAACGTCACTGAAGATGGTTTTGAAAATAATCCATTTTTAGACAAAGTACGTGAAATTGCCGCAGCGGAAGACGCTGTTGTAATTCCAGTCTGTGCTGCGATTGAGTCTGAGCTGTCTGAACTTGAAGAAGAAGACAAGCTTGAGTTTATGGCCGACCTTGGTCTGGAAGAGCCGGGGCTTAACCTGGTGATCCGCGGTGGGTACGAGCTACTAAAACTGCAAACCTACTTTACTGCTGGTGTAAAAGAAGTACGTGCATGGACCATTCCTGTCGGTGCAACTGCGCCACAAGCAGCAGGTAAGATCCACACTGACTTTGAGCGCGGTTTTATTCGTGCACAAACCATTGGTTTTAATGATTACATTGAATACCAGGGCGAAAGCGGTGCTAAAGACGCAGGTAAAATGCGTCAGGAAGGTAAAGATTACATCGTTAAAGACGGCGATGTGATGAACTTCTTGTTCAATGTCTAA
- a CDS encoding PhoH family protein encodes MSNQVKNIEFYLEPSDNHRLSSLCGPFDDNLKQIERRLGIEITHRDNWFKVTGQPVVAKAAVDILKSLYVETQPVRGKFVDIEPDQVHLAITEANCLEQEAPDVWEKEVFIKTRRGVVKPRNPNQSQYVANILTHDICFGIGPAGTGKTYLAVAAAVDALERQEIRRILLTRPAVEAGEKLGFLPGDLTQKIDPYLRPLYDALFEMLGFEKVERLIEKNVIEVAPLAYMRGRTLNDAFIILDESQNTTTEQMKMFLTRIGFNSKAVITGDITQVDLPRGARSGLRHAIDVLGEVDEISFNFFKSHDVVRHPVVARIVEAYEKKEEAERKEKFNKQQARLQAQANSAPANAQSDANNEERT; translated from the coding sequence TTGAGTAACCAAGTCAAGAATATCGAATTTTATCTGGAACCCTCCGACAATCACCGCCTATCTTCTTTATGCGGGCCTTTTGATGACAACCTGAAGCAAATCGAACGTCGTCTGGGCATTGAAATTACCCACAGAGATAACTGGTTCAAAGTCACCGGTCAACCGGTTGTGGCTAAGGCTGCGGTCGACATTTTGAAATCCCTGTATGTAGAAACTCAGCCCGTACGCGGCAAGTTTGTCGATATTGAGCCAGACCAGGTTCATTTGGCTATCACTGAGGCCAACTGCCTGGAGCAAGAAGCCCCTGATGTGTGGGAAAAAGAAGTCTTTATCAAAACACGCCGTGGTGTGGTCAAACCCCGTAACCCCAACCAGAGTCAGTATGTGGCCAATATTCTGACCCATGACATCTGTTTTGGTATCGGTCCGGCAGGTACAGGTAAAACCTACCTGGCAGTAGCGGCGGCGGTAGATGCCCTGGAACGTCAGGAAATTCGTCGTATTCTATTGACTCGTCCAGCTGTTGAAGCGGGTGAAAAGCTGGGTTTCTTACCTGGCGACCTGACACAAAAAATAGACCCTTACTTACGTCCGCTTTACGATGCTCTGTTTGAGATGTTGGGCTTTGAAAAGGTCGAGCGTCTGATCGAAAAGAACGTGATAGAAGTTGCACCGTTGGCGTACATGCGTGGCCGAACACTAAACGATGCCTTTATTATTCTGGATGAAAGTCAGAATACCACCACAGAGCAGATGAAGATGTTCCTGACCCGGATTGGCTTTAACTCGAAAGCCGTGATCACCGGAGACATCACCCAGGTGGATTTGCCTCGCGGCGCACGTTCCGGACTTCGTCATGCCATTGATGTACTCGGTGAGGTCGACGAGATTTCGTTTAACTTCTTTAAATCTCACGATGTCGTACGTCACCCCGTTGTGGCGCGCATTGTTGAAGCCTACGAGAAAAAAGAAGAAGCCGAGCGAAAGGAAAAGTTTAATAAACAACAGGCAAGATTACAGGCACAGGCCAATTCCGCGCCTGCCAATGCGCAATCAGATGCCAACAATGAGGAGCGCACCTAA
- a CDS encoding ribose-phosphate pyrophosphokinase, translating to MPDMKLFAGNATPELAQKVAKRLFIELGDAVVGRFSDGEISVQINENVRGSDVFIVQSTCAPTNDNLMELIVMVDALRRASAGRITAVIPYFGYARQDRRVRSARVPITAKVVADFLSSVGVDRVLTVDLHAEQIQGFFDVPVDNVFGSPVLLEDMKERDFDDVVVVSPDIGGVVRARAIAKLLDDKDLAIIDKRRPQANVSQVMHIIGDVEGRDCIIVDDMIDTGGTLCKAAAALKEHGAKRVFAYATHPVLSGNAAENLRNSVIDEVIVTDSITLSDELKSVDKIKVLTLADMLAETIRRISNEESISAMFEH from the coding sequence GTGCCCGACATGAAGCTCTTCGCTGGTAACGCAACACCTGAGCTAGCTCAAAAAGTTGCAAAACGTTTGTTTATCGAATTAGGTGATGCCGTTGTAGGCCGTTTTAGCGACGGTGAAATCAGCGTTCAAATTAATGAAAATGTTCGTGGTTCTGATGTCTTCATCGTTCAGTCCACTTGCGCACCAACCAATGACAACCTGATGGAACTCATTGTTATGGTGGATGCGTTACGTCGTGCTTCAGCAGGTCGTATTACAGCTGTTATCCCATATTTTGGCTACGCCCGTCAGGACCGTCGTGTACGTTCTGCTCGTGTACCAATCACTGCTAAAGTTGTCGCAGACTTCTTGTCAAGCGTTGGGGTTGACCGCGTACTGACCGTTGATTTGCACGCAGAGCAGATCCAGGGCTTCTTCGATGTACCTGTTGATAACGTGTTTGGTAGCCCGGTACTACTTGAAGACATGAAAGAGCGTGACTTCGACGACGTTGTTGTCGTATCACCGGATATCGGTGGTGTAGTTCGTGCACGTGCAATCGCGAAACTTCTGGATGACAAAGACCTGGCTATCATCGACAAGCGTCGCCCACAAGCGAACGTTTCTCAGGTCATGCACATCATTGGTGACGTAGAAGGTCGTGACTGTATCATCGTTGACGATATGATTGATACCGGTGGCACACTGTGTAAAGCTGCTGCGGCACTAAAAGAGCATGGCGCTAAGCGTGTATTCGCTTACGCAACTCACCCCGTATTGTCTGGTAATGCAGCTGAAAACCTGCGTAACTCAGTGATCGACGAAGTGATTGTCACTGACTCAATCACCTTGTCTGACGAACTGAAGTCTGTTGACAAGATCAAAGTATTGACTCTGGCTGATATGCTGGCTGAAACCATCCGCCGCATCAGCAATGAAGAGTCTATCTCTGCGATGTTTGAACACTAA
- a CDS encoding FAD-dependent oxidoreductase — MKNKVLIVGGGMVGAAAAVKLAQQGLAVTVLETHPLDAMQALTDDTIDIRVSAINRFSEALLDELQAMPMLRNARLAPYQQLEAYEQENNSLLFDCEELAATHLGHIVENRLIQASLWAQFERLGIQVEQVSGTPQAIKQDTDSVELIYPEQSYQADLLLAADGGRSVVRKLAGIGVTGWQYQQHCMGVLIKLDAPQQVKTWQQFKPSGPIAFLPMQYPYANLIWYHHGNELAQMKTLSNAQLKEEIQNHFFDLPGEFEVLQSAVFPLARQHANQYHQGRVVLIGDSAHTINPLAGQGVNLGFKDVAALASVLEGADDIGNATLLRRYERSRRNDNLMMMSMMDACYFGFSNEIAPLKHLRNLVLKVANHAGPIKREVLKHAMGGVV, encoded by the coding sequence ATGAAAAACAAAGTGCTGATAGTCGGTGGTGGCATGGTTGGCGCAGCAGCTGCTGTGAAGCTCGCGCAGCAAGGTCTGGCAGTCACAGTGCTCGAAACGCACCCATTGGATGCCATGCAGGCACTGACAGACGACACCATTGATATTCGAGTCTCTGCCATTAATCGCTTTTCAGAAGCCTTGCTGGATGAGCTACAGGCAATGCCGATGCTTCGCAATGCCAGGCTGGCACCGTATCAACAGCTCGAAGCGTATGAGCAGGAAAATAACAGCCTGTTATTTGATTGCGAGGAGCTGGCTGCAACGCATTTAGGCCACATTGTCGAAAATCGTCTTATTCAGGCCAGTTTATGGGCACAATTCGAACGCCTTGGCATTCAGGTCGAGCAGGTTTCTGGCACGCCTCAGGCAATCAAGCAAGATACTGATTCGGTTGAGTTGATTTACCCGGAGCAAAGCTATCAGGCCGATTTACTCTTAGCAGCTGACGGAGGGCGCTCTGTGGTACGCAAACTGGCTGGCATTGGGGTGACCGGTTGGCAATATCAGCAGCATTGTATGGGTGTGCTGATCAAACTGGATGCACCGCAGCAGGTAAAAACCTGGCAGCAGTTTAAGCCGTCCGGACCGATTGCCTTTTTGCCTATGCAATACCCGTACGCCAATCTGATCTGGTATCACCATGGCAATGAGTTGGCGCAGATGAAGACGTTATCGAATGCACAGTTAAAGGAGGAGATACAAAATCACTTCTTCGATTTACCCGGTGAGTTTGAGGTGTTGCAAAGCGCGGTATTTCCGTTAGCCAGACAACATGCTAATCAATACCATCAGGGGCGCGTTGTCTTGATTGGCGACTCAGCACATACCATCAATCCACTGGCTGGGCAGGGGGTTAATTTAGGATTCAAGGATGTGGCTGCGCTGGCAAGCGTACTGGAAGGCGCTGACGACATTGGTAACGCCACCTTGCTGCGCCGCTATGAGCGGAGCCGTCGTAACGACAATCTGATGATGATGAGCATGATGGATGCGTGTTATTTTGGCTTCTCTAACGAAATCGCACCATTAAAGCATTTACGCAACCTGGTGTTAAAAGTGGCTAATCATGCCGGTCCAATTAAACGTGAAGTATTGAAACATGCAATGGGTGGCGTCGTTTAG
- a CDS encoding 50S ribosomal protein L25/general stress protein Ctc, which yields MSQYVLNAEVRETLGTGASRRLRRAEKVPAILYGAGKDAVSLTLEHNKVIQMQEDEGFYTHILTLNIGGESVEAILKDIQRHPYKPKVTHLDFQRVDASQKLHTKVPVHFINEEAATKGGNTIAHHVTEIEITCLPAQLPEFVEVDVAAIEVGATVHLSDIALPAGVVSVELAKGADHDQAVVTVNAPKGGAAEETAEEAAE from the coding sequence ATGTCACAATACGTATTAAACGCTGAAGTACGCGAAACTCTGGGTACTGGTGCGAGCCGCCGCCTACGTCGCGCTGAGAAAGTTCCTGCTATCCTTTACGGTGCAGGCAAAGACGCTGTTTCGCTTACTCTTGAGCACAACAAAGTTATCCAGATGCAAGAAGACGAAGGTTTCTACACGCACATCCTGACTCTGAACATCGGTGGTGAGTCTGTTGAAGCTATCCTGAAAGACATCCAACGTCACCCGTACAAGCCTAAGGTAACTCACCTTGACTTCCAACGCGTTGACGCTTCTCAAAAGCTTCACACTAAAGTTCCTGTTCACTTCATCAACGAAGAAGCAGCGACTAAAGGCGGCAACACGATTGCTCACCACGTAACTGAAATCGAAATCACATGTCTGCCAGCTCAGCTTCCTGAGTTCGTAGAAGTTGACGTAGCAGCTATCGAAGTTGGCGCAACTGTACACCTTTCAGACATCGCACTTCCAGCTGGTGTAGTTTCTGTTGAGCTTGCTAAAGGTGCAGACCACGACCAAGCGGTTGTGACTGTAAACGCACCTAAAGGCGGCGCTGCTGAAGAAACAGCTGAAGAAGCTGCTGAATAA
- the pth gene encoding aminoacyl-tRNA hydrolase, giving the protein MNTIQMLVGLANPGPEYANTRHNAGAWFIEELARRYNVPLKPDSKHHGLSGKLILNNQEFKLLIPTTFMNLSGKAVGSLANFYKIPPEQILVAHDEMDMDPGVAKLKKGGGHGGHNGLKDIIAKLGNNKEFMRLRIGIGHPGHRDKVTGWVLGKAPQADQEKIDAAVDEAVRCMEILAKDGVLKAQNRLHSFKP; this is encoded by the coding sequence TTGAATACTATTCAAATGCTAGTGGGCCTGGCAAATCCAGGCCCCGAATATGCAAACACCCGTCACAATGCCGGGGCTTGGTTTATCGAAGAACTGGCCAGGCGCTACAACGTCCCTCTCAAACCTGACTCCAAACATCATGGCCTTAGCGGCAAGCTGATCCTGAACAATCAGGAATTTAAGCTTCTTATCCCAACCACTTTTATGAACCTGAGCGGTAAAGCTGTAGGTAGCCTGGCTAATTTTTATAAAATACCGCCTGAGCAGATCCTGGTTGCACATGATGAAATGGATATGGACCCCGGTGTCGCCAAACTCAAAAAAGGCGGCGGTCATGGCGGACACAATGGTCTGAAAGACATTATCGCCAAACTGGGCAATAACAAAGAGTTTATGCGTCTACGCATTGGGATTGGCCATCCTGGGCACCGAGATAAGGTGACAGGCTGGGTACTGGGCAAGGCGCCTCAGGCAGATCAGGAAAAAATAGATGCAGCGGTGGATGAAGCCGTACGTTGCATGGAAATCCTGGCCAAAGACGGTGTGTTAAAAGCACAAAATAGACTACATTCTTTTAAGCCGTAA
- the ybeY gene encoding rRNA maturation RNase YbeY, whose amino-acid sequence MSLEVDLQVACEFTNLPSAEQFQLWAEKALLAYKEEAEVTIRIADEAESQELNSQYRGKDKPTNVLSFPFEAPPGIELPLVGDLIICPQVVFREAEEQEKTFHDHFAHMVVHGCLHLLGFDHINEQDADEMESLEKEFLADLGIADPYRDDV is encoded by the coding sequence ATGTCGCTTGAGGTAGATCTACAGGTCGCCTGTGAATTCACCAACTTACCCTCTGCTGAGCAGTTTCAGCTATGGGCTGAAAAAGCATTGCTTGCGTATAAGGAAGAGGCCGAAGTCACTATCCGCATTGCAGATGAAGCGGAAAGCCAGGAGCTGAACAGCCAATATCGTGGCAAAGACAAGCCCACTAATGTGCTGTCATTCCCTTTCGAAGCACCGCCTGGGATTGAGTTGCCACTGGTTGGCGACCTAATTATTTGTCCTCAGGTTGTTTTTCGAGAGGCCGAAGAACAGGAAAAAACTTTCCACGATCATTTTGCCCATATGGTGGTACACGGGTGCTTGCATTTGTTGGGCTTTGACCATATAAATGAACAGGACGCCGATGAAATGGAAAGTCTTGAAAAAGAATTCTTAGCCGATCTGGGTATTGCTGACCCATATCGAGATGACGTTTAA
- the ispE gene encoding 4-(cytidine 5'-diphospho)-2-C-methyl-D-erythritol kinase, with product MNTLTLTAPAKLNLFLHINGRRADGYHELETLFTLLEYGDQLTFVPLEQDTIEIHGDVADIPLQDNLIFRAADALRPYKSATEGVRIHLTKNLPMGGGVGGGSSDAATTLLALNTLWQCNLSIAQLADIGLTLGADVPVFVHGKTALAQGVGEKLSPYPIAEKYYLVVFPNVHVSTVEVFTHPDLPRKTPKLSANWALEQTHNDCQELVKKLHPEVDKTLSWLLRYAPSRLTGTGGCCFAEFESAQAAQRVLEQLPSPWTGFISQNAYESIAHRQLAAWRKDEVK from the coding sequence ATGAACACACTTACATTAACCGCTCCGGCAAAACTCAACCTGTTTTTACACATCAATGGCCGCCGTGCTGATGGCTACCACGAGCTGGAAACCCTGTTTACCTTACTGGAGTACGGCGACCAATTAACCTTCGTCCCGCTGGAACAAGATACCATCGAGATCCACGGTGATGTTGCGGATATCCCATTACAGGATAATTTAATCTTTCGGGCTGCCGACGCGCTGCGCCCGTATAAATCCGCTACTGAGGGGGTTCGTATTCACTTGACTAAAAACCTGCCTATGGGTGGCGGTGTTGGCGGTGGTTCATCGGATGCAGCCACCACATTACTGGCCCTCAACACCTTGTGGCAGTGTAACCTGTCAATCGCCCAGCTCGCCGATATTGGATTGACGCTCGGGGCTGATGTGCCTGTCTTTGTACATGGGAAAACCGCGTTAGCTCAGGGGGTTGGAGAGAAATTGAGTCCATACCCTATCGCCGAAAAATACTACCTGGTGGTATTTCCCAATGTCCACGTCAGCACCGTAGAGGTCTTTACACATCCGGATTTACCCCGGAAAACCCCCAAATTATCAGCTAACTGGGCATTAGAGCAAACACACAATGACTGTCAGGAATTAGTTAAAAAGCTCCACCCCGAGGTTGATAAAACCCTGAGCTGGTTGTTAAGATATGCGCCGTCCAGATTGACAGGGACAGGAGGGTGTTGCTTTGCAGAATTTGAATCTGCGCAAGCCGCACAGCGTGTCCTCGAACAGCTCCCCTCTCCCTGGACAGGCTTTATTAGCCAAAACGCTTACGAGTCAATTGCCCATAGGCAATTGGCTGCATGGCGTAAAGATGAAGTAAAATAG